CGCACTAACGGCGAGATTAAAGATTATTACGGTGAAGGCAGACACGCCCTCAGAATGTCCTGCCTCCGTAAAGATTACAGGGGTGACGAGTATGCTTAAAGACAGCGCACTGGTGGAAAAGATGATTCAGGTGGACGAGGAATTCAAGGCTCTTTTTGAAAACCACATCCGTTTTGAACAGGACCTTGAGGCTCTTTACAGTCTTAAGTATTTTCCGCCGGAGGTTGAGGCGAAAATGAAGGAGCTGAAGGTTCTTAAACTCAGAGGAAAGGACAAAATGGAGCAGCTCATGGTTAAATACAAGTCCGATAATGGTTTATAGGAGATAGTTGATGAATAATAAGAAGTATTTATTCACATCGGAGTCTGTGAGCGAGGGACACCCCGACAAGATTGCAGACCAGATTTCAGACGCAATTCTTGATGCAATGCTTGCCGATGATCCCAACAGCCGTGTGGCATGTGAAACGCTTGTAACAACAGGCCTCGCTGTCATTTCCGGTGAGGTCACCACAAACACCTATGTGGATATTCAGTCAACAGTCAGAGAAACGATCCGCCAGATAGGCTACACCAGAGCGAAATTCGGTTTCGATGCCGATACTTGTGGCATCATCATA
This genomic stretch from Seleniivibrio woodruffii harbors:
- a CDS encoding DUF465 domain-containing protein; the protein is MLKDSALVEKMIQVDEEFKALFENHIRFEQDLEALYSLKYFPPEVEAKMKELKVLKLRGKDKMEQLMVKYKSDNGL